The Plasmodium vivax chromosome 12, whole genome shotgun sequence genomic interval ATGGAGAGGTCCATAGTGCTATCCAATTTGTTAAAAGGGATTTACCCAGATTATATAAAATCGGATCAAAaaattttccactttttatCCAAATTGTTAGCCATAAACCCGCAGGAAAGATCTTGTGCGTATTCTCTACTGCATGAAAATTTTCTATTCTCCTTCGAAAAGGACTTCACCGAGATTTACAATTTAGTGGAGAACAAAAGGAACTGTGAGGAAGTGCACACCATAATTAGTACCCTCTTTGACAAGGTTGAAAATAGCAAGGGAGAAAGTCtcatcaaaaaggaggacTTGGTATCCTTTCAAGGCGCAAAAATGTTTACAGACGAATCGGATATGAAGAAGTGCATTAAGAAAAAGATTATAACTTCtttaagaaaaaggggagccatttttttaatcactCCAATGATTTTGCGGAATAAATATTACACCAATTTGGAGCACTTCCATGTGGATGAGAGTAGCAGTTCACACAGTGTCAGCAAGAAAAAGGACCTCAAAATGtccaacatttttattaacaccAATAGGAATGCCCTCCTGGACAATATGGTGTACCTACTAGACATTTACGGCAACAGCATCACCTTGAGGCcctccttctttttcgccttctCTGAGTacatttatgaaaatatcgAATGCTACAATAGGTATAATGaatccaattttttcctcaagtTTTACACCAGTGGGTGCACGTACAAATACCCCACCGTTCGAAGCAAGCCATCGAAAAAGGACCCCCCTTCTGCAATTTACCCAGAGGAAgctgaaaaaatattctattgCATTTTAATTAGCTCGAAGAATGTGTACGGACAGGAAGAATTAAATTACCTCTCCATCTTCTCCAATGCGGATATTCTCGTATCTGTCTGCTCCTTGTACAGCCACATTTCGCACCTTAACAAATTGATGTTCCTATGGTCCTACATTGACCTCCTCCCTCTGATACTGCACGAATGTTTAGACATCTCGCCAGATCTCAGTGAAGAAATGAGTATtcatttaaagaaaaattcgcCCCTCCTGGGAAATAAAGCGAACATTGCTCCTCTCCTACAAAAGTTCAAAATTAGCAGCAATAATCTCCCCAAGGTGTGCGATTTTGTGTATTCCCTATTTCAGCtcaaatgtgaaaatggaaaagtggACGACTATTTAAACTCTTTGAGTAGGTTCATATCGGACGATTTGAGCAAAAAGGGTgtccttcctcctcattaTAAAAGCTCTTCCGCTTTACATGGGGATAAGGCGAACGCAAGTTATGGCCCCAGCGATATtgccacagggggggggaccaTCACCGGTGCGAATGCTAGCGGTAATGTCGCTTCTCCCAGTACTGCTAGTGGGACCCCCAGTGCAGGTACCAACGATGTATCCATTAAAAGAGTCCAGATCGTGCCGAACGAACAAGCGAATCTAAGCGCGATTAGCAAAGTGAAAACCCTTTCGCTGATAgataaggtgaaaaagataaatagtTTTATTGGGACAAGCTCCATCATGGAAAATACCTGCTTTGATTTATTCCTGAATTATGAAGAAAGCGTGTTTtcaaatgaaattatattttacgtGATCGCCGAGGGGAAGAACAGGGATATCATAGCGTGCGGCGGGAAATTCGATCGGGTCATTCAGCATATGAAGAGCTGGGGTACGGCGGCAGGTACGGCCTTGCCTTGTACAGTTTTGCCCGGCACAACCTTGCCTGGCGGTGTGGGTATACTCAACGACCCTGGCAGCCGCGCTGGCAACGACCTGGGAATCTGCCTGGACAGCGACACCTGCTACGGGGGCGACTACGACACGGGCGGTGGTGGCACCGATTCGAAGCTGCTAAACATGAAGGCCTATGGGGTAGAAATTTATGTAGAGAAAATATTCCTTAAGGTGGCAGAGTCGAATGAGAAACCGCCTCTAAATGTTCAATCTACTGCAACATCGGAGAGGACgcagatttttaaaaacattttaccCTCCCCCAATCATGAAAACGTTTTCTCCTGCTCGACAAATTTAATCCAGTCGCCTGTGAGCAGTGGCCCATTTAGTTACTCCTCCCCCAAGGTGGTTATTCAGGTGCACGAAATGTCGAATCTGCTGATAGCCTATGATTTGTCCAAGCAGTTATTACACAAGAATATCCCTTCGTATATTTACTTTTCCGCCAATAATGCAAAcacgaaaaagaagataaaaagTTTTAAGCCGCACAAGATAAAGTTTATCATTTCGATCAAGTCAAGTGGCAGCGACGTGTCTTTCGATGCCCACAACCCTATCAAGTTAAATAAcgttaattataaaatttttaattcgaAAAATGAGGACTACAGTTTTATGCAGCAGGAGGAGTTAATAAATTACTTAATTAAGAACGTCTAGTTGGGTTTTTCCGCGGGGAATTTTGTGTAGCTCCCCCCCAATGGGGTATTCCATATGGCCAGCTTAGGTGTGGGGACAGCGGGAAGCGCAGCTAGGTTGAGTTAGACTCCTAAGCTCGCGCTATCGCACGTTATGCACACGTTGCATACACATCCCGATGGGGCGGATCATGACAGCACACCCATTCGCAAGGTTGGCTGGCCCTCCATGAGCACACCTGCCCCGAGTGCACTCCCGCCCATCGCACATTCGACGTAGTACACAGCGCCGCTGCTGCCTATCTTTTCATGTTCACCTTTCCCAATTGGAaacattattaattttgctatcgttgctcattttttgtgaTTCTGTGGGGTTCTTATTAATGCCATTTTGTCAATATTGTGAagtcttttccttttttcgtgatttttttgtcatttttttgtcactttttgccatttttttgtcatttttttgtcatccTTTTGCCATCTTTTTCACGATTAAGCGTGGATACGCGTTTTTCCGCCCCCTGGGTGGTGCCCACGCAGACACACGCATCATGGGCCCCTCTGCCCCGCTTGTTTGTAAGGACCACAagtatatttgtatatactTCACAACGAGATAACGCACGTTTGCGTTAGATGATAAAATTCGCCGTTCGCCTTTCATTTAAGGAAGCGGACGGTGACATATTCGTATTGTGCGTATGTACACGCATATATTCTTGTACATGTGCTTATGAGCGCACTCCCCTTTTCTCCATTCTTAAGAGCCAACTTTATGAAGTCTCGAACGCatttataaaagaaaaacttcGCTGTGGAGTTTTAAACGACCCTACCGATGGTGACAGCATGGCCAAAATTCGTCTCCCCCTTtactttttgcttccctaCTTTGCTGTGCCTGTTGCTTCAGGCTGAACAGAAAACATATCACAGGGATAAGTAACGCTGTAGGAGCAGCACACagtttgtttattttccctttctgaACCTATTGGTTACTCCCTACCTTCTTGAATTACGCCTTATTGTATTTTCAGCGAATTTGTCCTAGCTGGACTTCGAGGAGGGAcaaacacaaaatgggggaaaacagaaaaggagaaattgTTCGAAGGGGTTCACGCGCAATCTACCCCCTCATGTGTGTGCCTTCGAAcagtttctccttttccttttttccaacAGAACGAACGAATAGGTGCACATTTTGCGGGAACGTAAAAACTATCCATGTgtttcaaattaaaaaaaacggataGGGGAGAATCTCCTTAAACGGATAGGAAGACCCCCCTTAAACGGAAGAGTTATCTCCAAATAGGAAAAACGGGAGGAGGGTGCGAAACCCATTTGGGGTAAATTGCAcaagaaaaaaggcatattcaaaagtttacaaaaaaaatgagaaaaaagaCATTCTTCCATATGAGTAGGCCTTTAATTATAAATCGTCcaagttttcattttccttgaTGTGTTTAATGGCCTgatgggtaaaaaaaggagaacgTGGCGAGCCGTGGATCAAGGACGGTCATATAGCGCACACACACGTGCATGTAATGTGCATGAAATGAGCGTAAAATTGCACGCACGATGAGCAAAATGCACATTTAATGTACTCCCTCCATGTGCGCAATCTTGCGTCGGCATACCAAAATGGAATATTCCGCTAGACAAGTGTCCCTATCGTCAATGTACATGAATTTTCTCAAAACGTCAAGGCCTACGGAAAGGAAGagaaataggaaaaatgggagaacACCGATGATACACTTTACGCCCACTTGAACGGGGTTCCCACTTCTTATGTAAGTCCACATGTGGGTAGTCCTCCCCACACAGAGATATACACACACCCCTGGGACTCTTCCAACGTACCGTTAATCTGTTTGATATAATTGGACACCTCTGGATTTGCGGAAAAGTTGGCCACGAAGCTAAGGATGTATCtgtttaaaacaaatttatggTAAAgcatttcctcctttttcttaaaatgttCACTTCGCACTCGCAAAATCGTTTTTAAGtacgtaaaaataatgtcaacgaagttttttttttctgtacaaGTCAGGTAATCCAGTTCTTCATAACGGTCACTAAAAATGTtggaaatgaataaaattagcTTGAAGTTTTCCaaactgaatttttttttatgatatacGAACATATCCATGAACAGAACATTTTTGTGATACAATTCGATGTGCGTTTCTTGGAAGTTGTCAAAATAGTTTATGTCATTTATGTACGTTAGACTTTCCCTTATATGCTCAACGGTATTTTTGTACACATTTTGGtatttgcaaatttgttctGATTCCAAGTTTTTTTCATCAAGGATGTTGTACACTGCTTCGTAAATGAGCTTAAACATCAATGCGATGTATTTgagtaaataatttttgttctccccccgGTGAGCAATTTTGCACTTCCTCGCTACAATGCCtttcttgaaaaaaaaaatcacattttcgttcattttttccgtGTGCGCGTAAAAATCAACATACaacaatttcatattttgcaaaatgtgtaaaaataacttattttcatttttcaaggAATTctcaataaatatataaaagtagTTACAGATGgttgccttctttttaattttttttaaaaaatcccaaagggacaaaaaaagaacaaaggaAAAATCTTCCACTGTGCAAAGCTGCTCATACGTTCTCTcgtttattataaaattgttcagcagcataaaaatgtaatccTTATTAAGCTGATTCATgataatatgataaaaataaaaggggtacagaaatgcaaatatttccCAGCTGTTTTCATTGTGGGTTACTAAAttgattaaaaatattaattcgTACTTGTCCATGTCTGCATATGGGGAGACATTTCCAGTTGTTTTCTCTCCTTCCGGGTCACTACTTCGATTTCCGCTTACGCTATTCACATCGTCAGCATAATTTTGCCTCCCTAAAAATAAACTCTGGtatgttttcctttccgttatcttttttttaatcgaATCGTTATGTGGGATGTAAAAGATGAGAATTTTCAGCGCCTTTATGTAGTTGTTCAGCTCCGCTTCACGCTCTTCTACTCCTCCCTCGATTTTGTTTTTGCATATTGTCAATAATTGGATAAGTTTGTTCTGTTCATTCTCGTCTAGTGTGGCTCCTCCCTCTGGCTTCCTGAAGTTGTAATGCTTCTCGATGAAGTCCACTTCATTGAACGGCTCCGGCGACATGGTTTTTCTCATGCGCTGGTTTGTTAAGTTGGTTCAGGTGGGTCGCTTTTCAGGTGGGTCGCTTTTCAGGTGGGTCGCTTTTCAGGTGGGTCGCTTTTCAGGTGGGTCGCTTTTCAGGTGGGTCACTTTTCAGGTGGGTCACCTTTTAGGTGTATATCTTCCAAGGAGAATGTTGCTCCTTCTTTCCGCTTTATATTGGTCAATTTTAACATCTATTTGTGAAAAGGGCACGAAGCGGCCATTCCTACACGTGCAGTGCATATATGTAGAGGATGTTactcttcattttgcccGCGTCATTCTGGGCGGCCGATTGTTCACGCAATTCAGTTTTTCTCATCGTTTCGTTTGAAGCATTTTTAcggccttccttttttctaaaaagaGTTACCTCTGAAGGGTTTTATTAGGTGTATATTCTGCTCGGCTCTCACTTTGAACCTTTTTTAATCATCCCCGAAATGTTTCGAATGACGATATGTATGCGTTGTTTTATGTATGCAaaatgtgctttttttttttttttttttctcaatttttacaCCTTTTCGTTCCTCTCCCACTTTTGCTAAGCAACGTATGCACTGCTCTTCAATGTGGggtcattttaataaattgcAATTTCATCGCAAATTGAtgtgataaaaaatgtgggTAATTTTCGAAAGGGAGAGGACAAAACGGCCAACCGTCACTTCTACTGTTACTACTTAACTGTGTAGGACCCCTTGGGAGTAATGTCACCCGAAGGGGGCACACGTTGAAAGAGATGGTCGGAGAGCGGGGCGTAACCAATTCGGATGTACCTCTTTcgcggtaaaaaaaaaaggaaaaatggatGATGTACACCTTGTATGCCCCCTTATGGTGTGAAGTTATGCTCGTGCCATtcttttatccttttttttttttcaataaattatacatagGCGTTATTAGAAGGGGAAATTTATTACAATGTTTGGAAATATCCAGTTTTTGTGAACCTCCCCCATGGGGGTCTTCATCaacgcaaaatggggtgCAGCAGCGGTCCATCGTACAATGGAGCGATGAAAAGAAGTATCAATAAGAAGGATACGCAATTAGAAGGGAATGgcaataaaaaggagaggcatCGGCGCGGGCATTACAAAAAAGCAACACTAAAAAACGTAACCAAGCAAAAAACGGCAATAAAAGGAGCAACTACGCCAAAAAGAGTGCATCACAGTTGGAGTTACTGtttgacaaaaaaggggcgtaaatttaaaaacacaACGAAGTGATGACGCAAGGTAATGTCGCGACAACTACAGACCGTGTCCTCTCGTTTTCACCATTTCGGTTGCTAACTTGTCCGTCTAcgggggggtggaaaaaaaaaaaaaaaaaaaaaatatatatatatatatatatttatacacatGTAGAGTGTGGCAGCACAGGGGCGATAATGAATATGTCACACAAATCGCACAAGCTGCGGTTAACCactttcgcat includes:
- a CDS encoding serine/threonine protein kinase, putative (encoded by transcript PVX_118270A), with amino-acid sequence MEEKKTAREEKDLISAENIFHDICTLILNKNIEIEIIQEGLLKKVMGDEDSNSILFLEESTNTQNDLTKLNAHLEVDKANWSPNKHELRYADIHITVDFNKKQLSYSIDNSKIHKCYHYRITLLLDHITREGFPFKDSILYLYHGINDRSSMTCGCWQDGKTVDKSLEEDESKDVNILNSGEIGEGKAFSAREKSEEHMNWYEQKDNLFLHKNEDIEQLRRAPVSYAFDQNIIFSNKENDDSDGKRSHRSSQVRHPKREVAKRAEGSITDGSSSDGGADSESAREEEKEKKKGNKGDAAQNGEVKRSCPDEEEEEIEDVSDGGCQPVGSAANVGTDVDADVNADVVAVMGADADADAEDAIKAGKEESSHKDEGTGFSIKDLEEISHFLRDDYMNKKGKSGNSLMMGSRGGKYVREKEKKKKKFMKIMNENIPLTLILSDKGNEICKELINKYSRYYRDFVEERVLGCGGFGYVMKVKNKRFNITYALKKITLCSSKKGACSYLHSSSDLMNENNRYIMEEAIMIAKLQHENIVRYYDAWVENNIDFYLHDEVENNYEHVSKKKKNYTHYMEEIVNMRQYYKEKKGIDINEKYLYILMEYCPGKTLREAIDCGFIYKNENLLWELIKQILKGLHYIHDMNIMHRDIKPSNIFLQISDNILTAKIGDFGLTTRIDNNSNNINPSAGTVNYISPEQLNGEHFDQKADIFSLGVVFFEMFHEPFSTLMERSIVLSNLLKGIYPDYIKSDQKIFHFLSKLLAINPQERSCAYSLLHENFLFSFEKDFTEIYNLVENKRNCEEVHTIISTLFDKVENSKGESLIKKEDLVSFQGAKMFTDESDMKKCIKKKIITSLRKRGAIFLITPMILRNKYYTNLEHFHVDESSSSHSVSKKKDLKMSNIFINTNRNALLDNMVYLLDIYGNSITLRPSFFFAFSEYIYENIECYNRYNESNFFLKFYTSGCTYKYPTVRSKPSKKDPPSAIYPEEAEKIFYCILISSKNVYGQEELNYLSIFSNADILVSVCSLYSHISHLNKLMFLWSYIDLLPLILHECLDISPDLSEEMSIHLKKNSPLLGNKANIAPLLQKFKISSNNLPKVCDFVYSLFQLKCENGKVDDYLNSLSRFISDDLSKKGVLPPHYKSSSALHGDKANASYGPSDIATGGGTITGANASGNVASPSTASGTPSAGTNDVSIKRVQIVPNEQANLSAISKVKTLSLIDKVKKINSFIGTSSIMENTCFDLFLNYEESVFSNEIIFYVIAEGKNRDIIACGGKFDRVIQHMKSWGTAAGTALPCTVLPGTTLPGGVGILNDPGSRAGNDLGICLDSDTCYGGDYDTGGGGTDSKLLNMKAYGVEIYVEKIFLKVAESNEKPPLNVQSTATSERTQIFKNILPSPNHENVFSCSTNLIQSPVSSGPFSYSSPKVVIQVHEMSNLLIAYDLSKQLLHKNIPSYIYFSANNANTKKKIKSFKPHKIKFIISIKSSGSDVSFDAHNPIKLNNVNYKIFNSKNEDYSFMQQEELINYLIKNV
- a CDS encoding hypothetical protein, conserved (encoded by transcript PVX_118275A) — encoded protein: MSPEPFNEVDFIEKHYNFRKPEGGATLDENEQNKLIQLLTICKNKIEGGVEEREAELNNYIKALKILIFYIPHNDSIKKKITERKTYQSLFLGRQNYADDVNSVSGNRSSDPEGEKTTGNVSPYADMDKYELIFLINLVTHNENSWEIFAFLYPFYFYHIIMNQLNKDYIFMLLNNFIINERTYEQLCTVEDFSFVLFLSLWDFLKKIKKKATICNYFYIFIENSLKNENKLFLHILQNMKLLYVDFYAHTEKMNENVIFFFKKGIVARKCKIAHRGENKNYLLKYIALMFKLIYEAVYNILDEKNLESEQICKYQNVYKNTVEHIRESLTYINDINYFDNFQETHIELYHKNVLFMDMFVYHKKKFSLENFKLILFISNIFSDRYEELDYLTCTEKKNFVDIIFTYLKTILRVRSEHFKKKEEMLYHKFVLNRYILSFVANFSANPEVSNYIKQINGLDVLRKFMYIDDRDTCLAEYSILAIKHIKENENLDDL